Proteins encoded together in one Lathyrus oleraceus cultivar Zhongwan6 chromosome 5, CAAS_Psat_ZW6_1.0, whole genome shotgun sequence window:
- the LOC127084688 gene encoding heavy metal-associated isoprenylated plant protein 41: MMIKMHVDLVFGFFKNASYMFRINGEVHVNHKTTPPFDTWNIEKLAEQSFLMMIECADFKQEAYPGYNNKRGHRSRCDDPFPLGKCSTFKFIYNPRSLKDHLRRNHVEVSRQQEIQNMERFPASVHLNYHPQTTWSEFQLQLIATIILKQFFFKNRINLITTHRQVSFQKQMSRSLLSEKSLSKKE, encoded by the exons ATGATGATCAA GATGCATGTGGATCTTGTGTTTGGTTTCTTCAAGAATGCAAGTTACATGTTTAGGATCAATGGTGAAGTTCATGTCAATCACAAAACTACTCCCCCTTTTGATACTTGGAACATAGAGAAGCTCGCCGAGCAAAGCTTTCTGATGATGATCGAGTGTGCTGATTTCAAGCAAGAAGCTTATCCAGGTTATAACAATAAGAGAGGTCATAGATCTCGATGCGATGACCCATTTCCTCTCGGTAAGTGCAGCACTTTCAAGTTTATATACAATCCTAGAAGTTTGAAAGACCATTTGAGGAGAAATCATGTGGAGGTTTCTAGACAGCAAGAGATTCAGAACATGGAGCGATTTCCAGCTTCAGTTCATCTCAATTACCATCCTCAAACAACATGGAGCGAATTCCAGCTCCAGTTGATTGCAACTATCATCCTCAAACAGTTCTTTTTCAAAAACCGAATCAACTTGATTACTACCCACAGACAAGTATCTTTCCAAAAACAGATGTCTCGATCATTATTGTCAGAGAAATCTCTTTCCAAAAAGGAATGA